DNA sequence from the Calidithermus timidus DSM 17022 genome:
GGTCAGGTTGACCGCGCCCCAGGCCGCCAGCAGCGCAAAAGTCCAACTCAGGTAGTAGAAGCTGCCCTCCGTGCGGAAGGAGAAACCCATGATTGAGACCGCCGGGAGGTCGGGCAGCCCGGTGTGGCCGCCGGTGAGGGTGGTCCAGCTCCCCAGCACGATGAACAGGGCCATTTGCCAGGCAATGGTGGACAGCGGCAGGTAGTGACCCTTGAGCCGTACGGTGAGCCCGCCCAGCACCAGCGCCCCCACCCCGGCGAAGAGCAGCCCGATGGGCAGGGTGAGCCAGGGAGAGAGCCCCAGCTTGGTGCTCAGCAGGGCGGTGGTGTAGGCCGCCAGGCCCATGAAAGCGGCCTGACCGAAGCTGGTCATGCCCGCCATCCCGGTGAGCAAGTAGAGCCCCAAAGCCACCAGCGAACCGAAGGCCACGAAGTTGAGCAGGGTGATGTAGAAGGGTGGAAGAAACAGCGGCGCCAGCAGCAGGAGCGCCAGAATTACCAGGAGCAGGGCTCTCACTCCTCCTCACCTCCCAGCTCGAGGGTGCGCAGGCTGCGCCAGAAGAGCACCGGCAGCAGCAGGGCGAAGACGATGGCTTCCTTATAGGCGCTGGCTACGAAGGAACTGTAGGACTCCAGCAGTCCCACCACCAGCGCCCCGCCTACGGCCATCGGGTAGCTGATGAGCCCGCCCAGGATACCGGCCACGAAGCCCTTGAGCCCCAGCAGGAAGCCCATGAAGTAGGCCGCGTTGACCAGCGGGGCGATCAGCATGCCGCTCACGGCGGCTATGGCCGTGGCCAGCAGGAAGGCCACCCGCCCGGCCTCGCTGGGGTTGATGCCGCTGATGCGGGCCCCCAGCCGGTTGACCGCACAGGCCCTGAGGGCCTTGCCGTAGAGGCTGCGCGTGAAGAAGAGGTACAACCCCAGCATCGCCAGGAGGGCGAAGGCATAGACCACGAAGACCTGGCGCGGCAGGGGTAGCGAGCCCAGGTTGGCCTCACCCGAGAGCAAAGGCGGTGGTCGGTACTGTTCCGGCCCAAAGAAGACCAGCCCTAGCCCCTGGTACACGAAGTGCAGGCCCACCGCCAGGATCAGGTAGACCAGCACTGTGCCCCTGGGCAGCGGCTCGAAGAACAGGCGGTAGGTGGCCGGCCCCATCGGCAGCACGACCAGCACGGCCAGCAGCCAGGCCACCCATCCCGGAGCCCCGTGGGAGCCCCAGTAGGCCAGCCCCAGCAGCCCCCCTGCCAGGAGCAACAGCGCCAGGGCCAGCCGCAGGCGGCTGCGATCGAGGAGGGCCCAGGCTACCAGCATGGACGCCGAGAGCCAGGCGGTGCCGGGAAACTGGCCCTGCAGCAAGAGCGCGTAGGAGAGCGGTGCAAACATCAACAGCTCGCCCAGCGGCACCAGGATCACCCGGGTCACCGCGAAGACCAGCACCAGGCACAGCGCCAGCAGCGCGTAGATGGTGCCGTTCTGCAGCCCATCGGCCAGGAGGAAGGAGAAGATCGTCCAGTCCATAAAACCCGCTGATAGCCAGTAGCGGATAGCTGTTGGCAGCGACTCCTTTTATCAGCTATCCGCTATGGGCCATTGGCTCTTACCTGAACGTCCGCACCAGCTTCCACCGTCCGTTCTGCACCTGCACCATCACGGCGGTGTCCTGGAAGCGCAGGCCCAGGTGGTCGTCCTTGGAGTAGTTGAACACCCCGTGCGAGGCCACGACGTTCTTAGTGGCCTCGAGCTCATCGCGCAGGGCCGCGCGGAAGGCCGTGAGGTTGTCGGGGTTGGCGTTCTTGAGGGCGCGCTCGAGGGCCGGCCTGAGGATCAGCCAAGCGTCGTAGGCGTGGGCTCCGAAAGTGGAGTAGCTGCCGATGCCGAATTTGGTCTCGTAGCGGGTGATGTAGTCCAGTGCGGGCCGCTTGGAGGGGAAGCCGGAGGGCAGTTGCTCGGCCACCAGGATAGGCCCGGCGGGCAGCAGGGTTCCCTCGACGTCCTTGCCGCCCACGCGCAGGAAGTCGGGGTTGGCCACGCCGTGGGTCTGGTAGATCAATCCCTTGTAGCCACGTTCGTTCAGCGTGCGCTGGGGCAACACTGCCGGGGTACCCGAAGCCCCGATGAGCACGGCGTCGGGACGGGCAGCGATGATCTTGAGGATCTGGCCGGTAACCGAGGTGTCGGTGCGGGCATAACGCTCGCTGGCTACGACGTTGAGGCCCCCTTCCTTGGCTTCTTGCGAAAAGAAGGTCCACCAGCCCTCGCCGTAGGCGTCGTTGAAGCCGATGTAGGCTACGCTCTTGACCCCGCGTTCCTTCATGTCGGCGATGATGGCGCGGGCCATGAGCTCTTCGGTCTGGGGGGTCTTGAAAACCCAGCTACGCTTGGCGTCCACGGGGGCGATGATGGATTTGGAGGCGGCCAGCGAGATCATGGGCACTTTGGCTTCGGCCACCACGTCGATCATACCCAAGGAGGCCGGGGTGGTGGTGGTGCCGATGATGGCCAGCACCCCATCTTCCTGGATCAGCTTGCGGGTGCTGCGCACGGCCTGGGTGGTGTCGGAGGCATCGTCGAGGATGATGAACTGCACCCTGCGCCCGGCGACTCCCCGCTTGTTGGCTTCTTCCTCCAGCAGCAAGAAGGTGTTCTTCTCGGGGATGCCCAGGCTGGCCGCCGGACCGGTGGCCGAGACCACCACCCCGATTTTGAGGGGGGCGGGTTGCTGGGAGAGGGCTAAACCTAATGCCGCGACGAGAAGAAAGAACCATCGTTTCATGCCTGACCTCCTAAGCGCTTTCCTTTGCAACGGGGCTTGCCCAGGGCAAACCCACGATACTGCCGAAGCCTTCCAGCCCTGCGGCTACCATGCGGCGCAGCAGGGGGTTGGGGCGGTAGCGGTCTTCGCCTAGCTCGGCGTGTAGGCCCTCGAGCGCCCGCAAGACCGGTTTGAGCCAGAGGATTTCGGCCCACTCCAGCGGTCCCCTGGGGTAGCCCGTGCCCAGCCGCATGGCCTTGTCGATCTCGGCGGCGCCGGCTACGCCCTCGGCCAGGGCCGAGACGGCTTCATTGATCAGCAGGGCCAGGATGCGAAAGCCCACCCCGCCGGGCTGGTCGGGTAGCTCGAGCGTGGTGTGGCCATGGGCCTCGAAGTAGCGCTTTGCGATCTGTGAGGCGGCGTTGGGGCCGCTC
Encoded proteins:
- a CDS encoding branched-chain amino acid ABC transporter permease, translating into MDWTIFSFLLADGLQNGTIYALLALCLVLVFAVTRVILVPLGELLMFAPLSYALLLQGQFPGTAWLSASMLVAWALLDRSRLRLALALLLLAGGLLGLAYWGSHGAPGWVAWLLAVLVVLPMGPATYRLFFEPLPRGTVLVYLILAVGLHFVYQGLGLVFFGPEQYRPPPLLSGEANLGSLPLPRQVFVVYAFALLAMLGLYLFFTRSLYGKALRACAVNRLGARISGINPSEAGRVAFLLATAIAAVSGMLIAPLVNAAYFMGFLLGLKGFVAGILGGLISYPMAVGGALVVGLLESYSSFVASAYKEAIVFALLLPVLFWRSLRTLELGGEEE
- a CDS encoding ABC transporter substrate-binding protein is translated as MKRWFFLLVAALGLALSQQPAPLKIGVVVSATGPAASLGIPEKNTFLLLEEEANKRGVAGRRVQFIILDDASDTTQAVRSTRKLIQEDGVLAIIGTTTTPASLGMIDVVAEAKVPMISLAASKSIIAPVDAKRSWVFKTPQTEELMARAIIADMKERGVKSVAYIGFNDAYGEGWWTFFSQEAKEGGLNVVASERYARTDTSVTGQILKIIAARPDAVLIGASGTPAVLPQRTLNERGYKGLIYQTHGVANPDFLRVGGKDVEGTLLPAGPILVAEQLPSGFPSKRPALDYITRYETKFGIGSYSTFGAHAYDAWLILRPALERALKNANPDNLTAFRAALRDELEATKNVVASHGVFNYSKDDHLGLRFQDTAVMVQVQNGRWKLVRTFR